tgttttttttaatcttattttcttggattttttatgttaatttctAGTTTTTTGTAAGTTCTAATGTGCTAATCAGGTACGTATTAAAGACAGACTCCTCTGGATATTAAACTAAATTTACAATCTGGAACTAAACCGATGGACTTTCCTTTGGTTGGATTTAATTTACCCTGGTGTACCTGGGCAGATGCGCCATTggaggaaaagggggaaaagagaAGGGGCCCTGGTCAGGCTGAGTAACAGACAATTTCGTTCCCCACTTCCTAGTGTTGTCCCAGTGAATCTTCAGTCTCTGGATAATAACTGAGTGGCCTTCCATCAGGACATTTAGAACTGTAATGTCTTTGCTTTCACGGAAATGTAGCTGGATCCCTTGGCCCTGACTCCCCCCCCATGGTCAACAACCAGTGGTCTGTTGATGTACAAAAAATATCGACAGAGTGACCGCCTGATCTTGGACACCTCATAATCAAATGCAGGACCTTTTATCATCTGCCCAGAGCGTTCACAGCAGTGTTGTTCACTGCTGTTGGTTTCCCCCGACACGACACAGGGGATGGCAACTTAAAAGAAACTCTACACCCAGAGGGTGCTTTCATCGTGGCTGGCTACTTTAAAAAAGCCAACCTGAAGAAAGTTCTGCTGAAATACCACCAACATATACATTTTCTAATGCATGGTGAAAACATCCTGGAACCTTTTTACACTCTGTATGGATATACCTACAAAGCCCACCCCCAAATCGGATCACACCTCAGGTCCTGCTGCTGCCAGTCTATAGACAGAGACTGAAGCACGAGCAGTACTATTTATTGCGATCAAGATCGTTGTTCCGCAGGTGACTGCAAGGAGTTGTCTTGACCAGAAGCCATGTGTTAACGGAGAGGTCTGCTCTCTGAGTGCGGACAGCAGCCTTCCACTCCGGAGACCTAGACAAACACTAGAAAGCCCAATCACActcagaaaagacaaaataaacagcCACGAGAAAACACATGGAAAAGATGGAGTCATAAATGACTACTGCCCAATTGCACTCAACTCCATTGTCAAGAAGTGTTTCGAACGGACAGTCCCTGCCCACCACACTAGACCCACTCCAGTTCGCCTATAGGCCAAACAGGTCATTGACTACAGCTCAACTTTTAATAACATAGTGCCGTCCAGTCTCGACATGAAGCTCTGAGACATGTACATCAGTTCTTACCTGTGCAGCTGGATCCCGGACTTCCTGATGGACAGACGACATGTGGTGCAGATCTGAAATGCAACCTCCTATACACTGACATGTAGCGCTGCTGTCCCCTAGGGATGTGTGCTCATCCCTATGCTTTTCTCCATGTTCACTCAAAGCTGCATGGCCACACACAACTCCAACACTGTCATCAAGTTGCTGAAGACACCACCATCATCGACCGCATTACAGATGGAGACAAGTCTGCCTACAAAGCAGAGGTTCAGAGCACTGACGTGGTGTCAGGAGAACAACCTTATGTTCAATGTCAGCAAGACCAAGGGGCCAGTGGACAGGGAGCTGAAGAGTGGAGCTGGGGATCCCAGGGGAACAGCCTGAGGGCTGAGGAACCATTGAGCAGGAGACCTCAGGCAGACAGCCTGTGACCAGGAGAGAGGTGGAATCGACCCAGTGGCTGAAGAGCAGGAGAGCTGAGAATCCCAGGTGGTCAGCTTGGAGGCCCAACAGACAGGCGGAATGGCTCAGGAAAAAAGCCCGGAGGCCGGGCAAGCTGGCAAGCAGGGCGTTTCTGATGGGCTGTGGCGAAGGCAGCACAGCTCCGGTGGGTGAATACTAAGACAAGGAAGAAGATAGGACCACTCTGAAGGACGTCGGGGAGTGCAGGGACGAAGGTTGTCAAGCAGGGGGCTGAAAGCAGGATCTCTCTGTAGGCAGAGCAGGAAGGCGAtggcaacagagagagagcaactgGAGGACGGGCAGAAGGATGACCAGACCAGACAGCAGAGGCTCTGGGTCACTGAACTGCTGAGGCTCGGGGGGCTGGGTAGCTGGGTCTCCCAATGGCATCAGGAGCGATGATGTCCACGTCTTCTTCTGTTGTTCCCACGGATCCCTGTGAAAATGGCAAGATGAGTACTTTCATAAGGTGACTGCTGGATGTCAGGGTCAGGATCAGACAGGAAGCTACCTAGTTCAAGAGAGGAAGGTTGCAGACTCAGCCATCATGTGCTGATGGCTAGCCATGCTCCAGCATGCTAGCCATTAGTCGGCCGACTTAGAAAGAGGATTGGCGTCGGCAGACTCGGGAAGTAGACACAGTGTCGGCCAGGCCGGtcgactcaggaacagacaggaCATCGGCTGGGACCCTCAACACACCAACAGTCTGGGCGTCTGCATCAGCAGGTTAGCAGACACTGGAACAGGCTGGTGGCTCATCAGCTGGAAGACAGGCTGAGAATCAGGGGTGTCTATAAAGTTCTGGAACCAGTCAGGCAACAAACTCTTTAACCGTGGCTTTTTTGATACTTACCTGCATGCCCTGCACAGAAAAGCCTGTTGGTATTCCCAACAAATGTCTCTAAACAATTCACAATAAAGGATCATGAGAGTATATGACAGTTCATAAAGTTCAAATTCGAATGAAGTGCCTGCTGTGTCAATAATGGGTCAAATTGGGACTGTCAGGGAGGACtcaaacgcagacacacactaaGGCAGGTAGACGCAGTGAAAGGAAAGGCAGGAATAGACAACAGAACTCATTGCAGGTTGCAGgcacaaaggaaaacactggGGATGCAGGAACAAAACAGATGAACTGACAAAGAATGAGGGGAACACAGACTAAATACACAAGGAAGGCAAggtagctcaggtgcctcccatttctcttgatcatgtCTGATACATTTCTACACCTTAATTGGAATCTACCTGCGGTAAATTCATTTGATTGGAAATGATTTGGAGAGGCACACACGTGTCTATATAAGTTCTCATaactgacaatgcatatcagagcaaagaCAGCTGAGCTTCCccagagcacagtggcctctgtaattcttcagtggaagaagtctggaaaaaccaggactcttcctagagctggctgcccagcTAAACTGAGtaatcaggggagaagggccttggtaagagaggtgaccaagaacccgatggtcactcttgctgagctccagagatcctgtgtggagatgaaaaacttccagaaggacaaccatcactgcagcattccactgatctgggctttatgacTAAGCGGCCAtacagaagcctctcctcagttaAAGACACAtgagcactcaggacctcagactgggccgaagtttcatcagtccaggtgtgcaaagcttgttgccTCGAACGCAGGAAGAGTTGGGTATCTGCCACATCCCTGCCAAAGGcgcttcaactaagtactaaGGGTCggaatacttatgtcaatgtgatatttcagtttttcctatttcacaaatttgcaaaaattcttaaaactctgtttttcactttgtcattatagggtattgagtgtagattgatgagggggaaaactgacaaacaattttagcataaggttgcaacataacaaaatgtgaaaaaggtgagGGGgctaaatactttctgaatgcactgtacattaACTTTGACTGTAACATATATGTCACATGATGCAGGGCAACTACAAGCAGAAGGCTGATAAGTTCCATATTATCGGACACGGTCTTGGAGCTCACACTGCAGGAGACACTGGTAGCAGGATCCCTGGTCTTGCACGCATCACAGGTAAACATGCTGCTGTACCCACACCTTATAATGGTCTGTTAGCTGATGTCCCTTTGATTTAAGTCagtaaaaaaaggtttatgtACTTTACTTGTGGTAATTAATCTAAATTCTACTAAAATATACTATccagataaacacacagtatcACATTGGTTGGCAGAGAACTTATGagtatctttttattttgacacattGCAAGAGATTTGCTGTGTATTGTCGGATAGAGAACCCCAGTAGTAAACAAGTCGCATGAAGCACAGATTTCACGATGTGCGCGGTGAAATCTTCTCCATTGTCTTACACTTTTCCCAAGCCCTCGAAAGCTATGGCTGCAAGTTTTTGGGCTGTTTAATACCTTCGTTAACATGTATAAATGACTGAGATTTACTGTCTATGCACAGTGGTAGTTTGTTGATGTGCAGATTGACATTAACAGTAAGTCATTCTGGTGTTGCAGTGATGCTTATTTACAATAATGTTACATGATAATGTACAACCATGGTAGCATATCATTTTACTTGTTATTCTGTTTGATGGGTAACTTTACCACTTATTAGCCAGCTGTGTTGTAATCATACAGTCACTATGCTATGCTAGCCAAGagacatttttagttttttttgtttttgtttttgttttgttttttcctgctttttgtttATTACAGTTTCACTCATAAATGTTCACCTGTCATACACAAAAAGGAGCAAGGCACTCGCTTCCTGGCTTTTGAAAATCAAGTTTCGCTGGTTGTTAAAATACGTTAACTTACTAGTTGAATAGAATACGTAGCAGGAACAGTACAGCACATTACTTACTGTAGAAATAAGAGATTGCTGTACATTTATGGGACAACTGTTTGGTTcacatgaaaatatgtttttgtgaaaaaaaaattaaaaaaaaaaatatatatatatataattttattttttattattttgtatgaaaacatctgccttttgagttttaaaaaacaatttcttagTATTATTGTTACACTTTTTTGAAACTGTATTTGAACTAATGtctaatatttaatttaattgattgttACTGATTACTAGCTTTACACTACCTGACACTGGCACAGCATATTTGTAAAACCCCATGTCAATCCtcagtagaaaaaaacatatgcacaaaaaaacccattaacTTACTTGCTCAATACCTAGACTTTTATCGATTCCTTTAGACCTTGGGAGATCAATGCTGAAAAGAGTTATCTGTATTTATAAGATCAAATGTCTTAATGTCAAATAATCCCAAAATAATCTTGCGTTTAAAAACCTGTTAATAATTTGATACTGCATCACCAACAAATATAATTACTTAAAATACCACCAGTTGTCAATAgaattggcttttttttttttttttttttttgaaaaaatgcagGCTACAGTATGTAGTGACTTTAACTGTGGTGTGTAAATCCTATCTCAATTATTGCATTGCTgcttttcatgttattttctgGTTAGACAACTCAGATTTAGCTCATTTTAAATGGGCAAAGAGGCATGGGCAAAGAGGCATCCCTATCTGACAccaccattttattttggcaaacaCGACAATctacatcatttttattttggggaaAGAATGCTCCTTTTTGTTTGCAGTCCGTCTTGTGAATTAGGTTGCAGAAACAGCTGATGTGGTAGAacttaaatacagtaatacGATCAGATAGACTAAAGGGCCTTCCGTGGATctttctgtgatttttaataCTATTCATTCTCTGTGTAGGACTGGACCCAGCTGAACCTTACTTTCAGGACACTAATGTCTCTGTGCGTCTGGACACCAGCGACGCTGTCTTTGTGGATGTCATTCACACCGATGGACTTCCTTTTAACCCCAAACTTGGTACATATCACTGTTCATCACAATGAATAAGATCAAAATGGGAAGTATTCATTCAGTGTCTTCACTGTATTTCCTAATGTTGTAGTGCAAATTAATTTACTCTAACTGTAAGTTGTGGTACTTAAAGacatgcaaaaataatattCTGTGCTCTGAAAATAATTTCCAGGCATCATTAGAAAATGAAGaatgggaaagaaaagggaTTTCCTTGCTGATGCACCTCTTTACAGAAAGTGTTATAATGTCTTTTGAGCAAATAAAAAGCTAATTTGATCTGAGAAGTAAAGACTTATGGCTATATCTGCATATCAGATCACAACTTGCGCAATTTCTTGGGGAATGTATAAAACTCCTGGAAATAACtaatagtgaaaataaattaacaataatgaaaaagaaattgcatATAGGTACAAAAATTTACAAGATTATAAATGGTTTGAAGAATACTGTTAACATCTCCTTGGAGAAAACCTGGGAATAGCTCTAGAACTTAGATCCTGAAACATGGACATTTATCTGGcagaaattatataaaatattgaactcagcacaaaacagaacaatacattttaaattttttaacaGGACATATTAAACCCCAAGAAAACTTACTTATGAAAGTGTATAATAATGAGAGCTGCTGGCACTGTAGTAAGGAGAcaagactattttttttttttcatatgtggAAATGCccaaaactgcaaatatttcTGGAGAAAGCTACATTAATTGTATTTACAATTATTAAAGAGACTATCCCTTTTGACCCTAAATTatgcattttgatttatatGGATGACAAAAATTGGCCACACTTCAAGAAAAAGATCGTCAGTTGGATTTATGAGTTCAAAAAGAGTTATAGCCACTAACTGGAAGATTATTAACAAGATAAATGAGAAATTATGGCTGAAAACCTTTGACACATAACCAAGTTTAGAACAAATTTCTAATTTCAAATATATTCCCTCTTATGAAACCTGGGATCAGATTAATGTGCAAAGTTACAACATTACCTGCCCTGATTAGAAGAACATAAGCACTATTATGGATCAGTTTAATTATATATGTAGGGTACGTGTATGCATGCGTAAAACGAATGTATTTGTACGGGCAAGTGTGTGCACATTCACATGTTTATGGATATATACATATGGATATGAGTATGTATGATAAACATAGGTTGTGTATTTATAACCATGAGTTACTACTATATGAGTAGCGTGGTGTTTGTAATCTGAGATTACAGGATTTTTATTATTCCAGGATTTGGTTAAATGCAATTAATGTTCTTAACTATCTTGttattttgcttcattttttttcttctgtactTGACCAAGTATATGTAAAAATCTGCTTCTGTAAAACATTTCCCTGAGCGTGCCAGCCAGTTTCAATTAAATTGCCTATCAGCCTAATAGCGTTGAAAATAAGGAATCTGAAGTGTGATCATCTCAATCAAAATTTggtcaaatgtgaaaaaaatgtgtgtctaTATAATTAGTGATTTGTGTTTCAATCTTCTCAGGTCTGGGGATGTCACAATCTGTGGGCCACATTGACTTTTATCCCAATGGAGGAGAACTGATGCCTGGCTGCTCTGCTAACAAAGGCAGTCCCACTAACCTGGATGCTTTCTGGGAAGGTGAGATAAATTGAGACAAAACTAATTTTAACAAAGTAGAAATGCAATGATCACATCCATGATTTTGCTATAGCCACACTCTTTCTGTCAACCAATTAAAGACTTCACACTCAGTTAAGTCATCTATTAGGATTTCTTTACATTGTTGTCTAGTTGTTAATGCTAGTTCAATAAAACTTGTTTAAGCTCCTGCCAGAATTCCGACAATCATTTTACCATTTATGTCCATGTGGTCTAgatctgaacaaaaaaaattgcagctaagagcagattttttttccccatcacaTTGATTAGAAGACATCACATCTGAGTTACATGGTTATGGAAAATAACAGAGTTAGGACAATTTTCAGCTGCAACCGCCCAAACACATCCCAATCTAGTAACAATGTCTcctagaaaatacatttatatactaaTTGCTGCCCTGATGATGTTTAATGGCATTGCTTTTGCAAGTGAGGGAAGTACAACATTGTTGTACTGCACATGATATAGGTAGGTGGCCGGGTGAATGGTGGATGGTGGTGGATGTACAAGGCGCTGGACTTTGATAGACTGATGTTAGCATCCTGAGTGTCATGTGTGGTTAGgcttaggcaacaaaagcacttacCCTACCTTACCTAATAATACATGCATGAGTCTCTGTCTATGCGGTTCCCTAATATCCCTTTTATCACAGGGGTAATCAAAAGCAATGCTGTCCTCTCATGGTGTTAATGAGAATTGCATTATTTTTCCCCCTTCGGCTACATAAGTATTAACAATTCCAGTATCACCTGATATCTGACATCTCCGAAATTGGGTCATTGTTCAGTGACAGCAAATTAATCTGAAAACCTTATTTGGCAGGCAATGTACCAGACAGTACatcaaaagtaataaaaaaaaaaaatcaggattgACACAACAATCATTCacaataaaattcattttttgataCTGTTTTCTGATTGGTCTAAGTCCGCTGAGGTTGTTAAGTTTCATAGTGTCtcttatttgaataaaatgtatcCATAAACTTATAAGGGCATGATGTGACCTTTTGATATTCTCTACACACTACATGTCCAGTGTTCTAAAGTCTAAAGTCTTCATCACAGCCACTCTTCCTATACATAACACAATGAGTCATGCATCCTATTTTCTCAACCATGCGACTTACAATGCAGGGACCCTGTGGAATATTGGAGTTGTCCCAATGGAAAAATCGTAAAGAAACCCCAGGCAGAGTTATTCCTGCTGGTCCCATCTGagcaaatattttccaaaatgaatgaCGACGGCCTTCTTTTGAAATGTGCTGCTGAGTAGCAAGGCTCAAGTGGCAGCATTGGTGCCATGCCTGGGTCAGGGGTGGGGGATGGGGGTGTTGGCACAGCTGAATATGCCACTTTTGATGCTATAGataagagagggagagtaggAGCCAGGGCTGCATAGCTGGAGTTCTGGGAGCGCCTGGTGTTTGCCCTGtactggaagagaaaacaacagaagcaTGACCTCTTTCTATGTCTGTCTCTAACCAGCACTGCtgctctatctctctgtctcacattcTTACTCTTACTCTAATATTCTCCTTGTTGTTTTACTGGTGCTGACTGACAAAACTCTAGTTTCTTCCTAAACCTATTTTTTGTGGAAATCAGTACTGCTCAAAATCATAGTGAGGCGATACCCTCATAGTTTTAAATATAATTCTCCCCTTCAGTTGACAACTTCTCACTGACCCCTGTCAGAAGGTCATCAGTTCGTATTTAGCAATCGGAGATTCAAGACTCTACTAAGCATTCACATCTCTTCTCTTATTTCTCCTTACTTTACCTTCTTTTAACACCATGTCCCTCtcacttcttctcctcttccctgttATCACCTGATCCAACCTTTTGCCAGGTACCATGAAGTTTGATGCCTGCAACCATGTCCGAGCCTACCAGTACTACAGTGACAGCATGGTTAAACCCCAAGGCTTTGTAGGATTTCCTTGCTCTGACAAGGACAGTTTTGCTGCTGTAAGTCTTTTGTTCAACAGAGAGTGTTTAACTTCACAACACAATACCTTCCCAAGAGGCAACAATGGAAATctgttatatttacagaatttatatagaaagacatcagtaaattgCACATTCCACAAAGTTACCTCAGTGATTGTAGAAAATTCGAATTGCTAAGGAATATATCGTAGCATCAGTGCTTCCTTACCTACATCCTTTAGCCTATATAGCCTTTTTGTAATGAAGAACACAAGACCAtcctttacaaaaaaagaaaagatactGCCATTAATAATCAGTGTTGGATATTCAGTGTCTTGCCATTGTGATTGTCTCCATTATTTATTATCTACTTTACATTTTGCCTGGTGTTATTATTGGAGGAAGAATtattcaaatcctttacttGAGTAGAGTATATTGGTTTATTATTACATAATATTAAATCATGTGCATAAGCTACATAAGTAGTTTTGTAATGTGACTGCTTGAGGTGGAACTAATGTATGTAAACTCTTTATCTGCAAAGTATAGCAGGCTAACTTcatctgtcagataaatgcagtagagtaaaaagaacaatatttccctctaaaatgtagtgtagAGGTATAcaaatacttaagtaaagcaCAATTACCTCCAAATTTTACAGCATTTGAGCAAATGTAGCCTGCTTTCTTACTTTCAACTAGACAGTGACTCGGAAATTCATTTGCATGTCATTGTGAAATAGAGTAGGTGGTGCTGGAAGTTCTGTGAAGGGCTAGTTGAAGAGCTGCTGCATCTGGCAAGCTAACGGGTAACATGCTATGTAACTGGTTACATGCTAGCACTAGCCAGCAACAATCAAGTCAAGCTAGGTTGCTTGCTAACTGGTTTGAACGATTAGAGATGTACAGCTGTTGTTGATGTTCAGCCTCTGTCCCATAACTGACCTCAAAACATGCCAAATCATTCTCCAACAAGGACTATATGCTGTAAAATTggatggtgcaacacagctaatatgAAAGCTCTCATGTTGGTATCTCTGAggcaaaggtcagcactgttaAGATGATTTGTAGATGGTCAAAAGCCCTCTGTTAAAGATCTGCACTGATACTTCACCTCCACTTGTGAATTTGCTAATTACAGCGATTCCATTAAATtgactgttttcagtctgacaCTTTGCTGTTATAAAATACTGTGTTAACAGAAGTTAGGTGAGTGTGGTAGAAGTTTTTCCACCAGTGACCATACCCAGCTTCTGAAATTAACTTGGATCAATGGATCCCTTTAGTGCCGAACGGGACATTCATCTCTTTTACAGTCAAAGTTTGTAAACTgtatttgtacataaaaatgtcTATTGCAGCTTTAATGGTCCCAGAAAAGCTTCTGGTTAGCGGCAACAGATGAGGGATCTGGGAGGCatctcatttactcattttcaAAAGTGACTCAGGGCTATCAGATGGGCTCAGACAAGAGAGTGCTGGAGAAGAGGCCCATATCTCCAACATCCCAGCATGTGTATGGGATTGCCACCTGTTGCTGCTGTATGACACTGATATGGCTGTGAACCATTTCTTTAGTTTTAGAAGTCAGTTCAGCAAAATTCGATGTAAATGGGCTTCCCTCATGTCTACCGTGGAGAGGACTTGTATCTGCAGCTGTTGGTGTTAATGACAGTTTATCCCTGCTTTGGACACATGTCCCGATCAAAGGAGGCCCAGGGAGCGCCAAGCATAACCTCATATGACTATGTCCCTGTTGAGAGATGACAGCACCTCCTTGTCGTTCACCTCGTAAACGCTCTCTGGTGTTATTCCTGCAGCCATAGCTGACAGCCGCAAAGTTAGCCTGTTCTCACACAGTAACTTACCACTTAACCAGTGCCAATCTCCACCTTCATAGTTATCAGGTGGCAATCTATAACATTTTGAAGGACTATTGGGGGGAAAATCTTTTAGGGTTGTCACTATTCCTTGACTGTTCATTGACAGGAGAAGACTATTACACTCCATCATACGGTGAGCTCATTCTTCACACATTGCCGTGTCCTTGTCTTCACAGGGAAAGTGTTTCCCATGTGCAAACGACAAATGTCCTCTGATGGGCCACAATGCTGACAAGTTCACTGTGACTGATGGCATTTCAAAGACAAAGTACTTCCTCAACACAGGCAGTTCCAAGCCCTTTGGCCGTAAGTATCTGCCCTTGCAAAAATAACTCTGTGAGTTAAACATTGAATCATTAATATCATTAATGTCCAGCTTTAGTGTTTTCCATGCTTTCAGCTCAGTTGAAGGATAAAATACAAAGTTTACTATGGACTGGTACCATTCACCATACCAGCAGACTATGAATTTTGGGCAGAGTCAAAAATGCACTGTCATCCATGAAAACAAAGCCTggaaaattaatggaaaaatgtaggTGTTGTCTGGACCAAGTTTTCAAGATTTTTAAGTATTAGATATTGCACATTTTTAGACCACCACAAGAGTGCAGGGCATGCTAACATGATTAGCTAATATCTATGGTAAGACTGAAGGGGAAACGATTAGTCACACTTCTCAGTCACCGTTTGCACTGCTTAAAGCAGGCTAAAGTTTGTCACATGGTACTCAGGTGACTATGCAACACTGTTAAAGGTTATAATGTAATAGTTGGGGAGGGCTTTTGACGTGAAGGCTTTTTCCTGGAAGCAGTTAATACCGTGCACATATGATACATtccaaacttgaaaaaaaaaaatcagtagaaAAGATGTtcgttcattttttttgcaagcACTGTGTTGTAGAGTTTCAAGGTTTTCACTGCGACAACAATATGTAGGTAACAGTCTGTAAAATATTTCCTCCCTGTATTCTTTGATAAACCCCACCCATGAGAAATGATGCATGTGTCAAGATGTTATGACGCTATGCAAGAGCTATGGTGAAATAATGTGACTGCCTactatttctttccatttctagGTTATAGTTACAGAGTGACAGTAACCCTCGATGGTCCCAGCTGGTCTAACTTAGGCTCCATGTATGTGGCACTCGCTGGAAACAATTACATCACCAAGGAGTTCAAGCTTTATATGTAAGAAAGTTATGCATTGTTCTGTTGAACATGCCAAGGGGTTTTAGTCCATGTGACATCACTGATGGGGGTAAAGTTGTTGAAGAGGACCTGTCTTCTTTGTTTAGGAAGTTGTTTCTTACTGTCAAATTTGATCTGTGCAGACCAAAGTTTTTGGATTGATATGGATTTTTCAATTTCTGTGATGTTCAAAGTTGATTTTAACAACAAAATTGAAGGTTCAGAATACTTTTACAttattcagttttatataaACTTAAGAAGTAAGCCCTTTGTCAACCAGCTGCTCCTTCCCACACAGTACATGGCCAGTGCCATCTTAGGGTTGTCAACCCTCAGTCCTTGAAGAGAGAGACTTCCACTTCATTGACAGGGTCTTAAATGCCTCCTCTCTCCagaaactgtagaaaaacagacattttgaaacCTGGAGTTTGGGATTAACACTCACCACTACCTTCGCTGACCCAGACAATCCACATTTGGTTAAAAAGGAGGAGGCATGGGTGGAGTAGAATAAGCAAATGTGCCCCATAATGTACTTAATAGCCAGTGCCTCTGCTCTTTGCATACCAAGCAGAAATACTGTAGTAGAGGAGATGAAAGGTAGACCAGTGGCTGAGCTGACAGAAATGGAGTCATTAGTTAGGATCTATAACTGACCAGATCTGTGATTCAGGCAGCAGGAAGTTACCTGGCGTGTAGGCCTGGTTGGCAAAGAGAGTATTATACAaaccagatgaaaaaaaatgcatgataTGACATAGAAATATTTCTCACATTTGGTCTGCTTGAGTGGGTGATCACACAGGAAAAAGTAGTTGGATCTGTTACTgtatagtatgtgtgtatggtaAATGCAATGAAACTGCAAAGCGTATGCAAGACTGTATGTGATGAATCACCACCTAACTCTGTTATAGTAATGGGGCTCGGATAACAGGGTCCTGCTCATCCAAGGGGAaagattttcattgtttttttcctacatttctttttcctacatttcttttctcatttctttttcctacaTTTCTTGAAGTGTGTTAAGTATGATCTGTTGTGATATACCTCTAGGGGTATACTAGTGCCTGG
This region of Xiphias gladius isolate SHS-SW01 ecotype Sanya breed wild chromosome 11, ASM1685928v1, whole genome shotgun sequence genomic DNA includes:
- the LOC120796932 gene encoding inactive pancreatic lipase-related protein 1-like isoform X1, coding for MNYGLDAQKFLRVNKKENTGPNYQPQKVMLVRENVNCIAVEWKKGVKTQYAQAANNARVVAAQVASMITFLMGNYKQKADKFHIIGHGLGAHTAGDTGSRIPGLARITGLDPAEPYFQDTNVSVRLDTSDAVFVDVIHTDGLPFNPKLGLGMSQSVGHIDFYPNGGELMPGCSANKGSPTNLDAFWEGTMKFDACNHVRAYQYYSDSMVKPQGFVGFPCSDKDSFAAGKCFPCANDKCPLMGHNADKFTVTDGISKTKYFLNTGSSKPFGRYSYRVTVTLDGPSWSNLGSMYVALAGNNYITKEFKLYMGILVPGRTYEALIDAEVDVGDVKEVKFRWNNHILNPMRPKYGASKVELQRGKDKKMVLFCGTENVVENAVQSVHPCQA
- the LOC120796932 gene encoding inactive pancreatic lipase-related protein 1-like isoform X2 — protein: MSIAAEVCFDELGCFDDLPPWGGTSQRPASILPWNPKEISTRFLLFTQKNRYYQEIKTDQTIQASNYIGMRKTRFIIPGYLEKGDEDWPQEMCKVMLVRENVNCIAVEWKKGVKTQYAQAANNARVVAAQVASMITFLMGNYKQKADKFHIIGHGLGAHTAGDTGSRIPGLARITGLDPAEPYFQDTNVSVRLDTSDAVFVDVIHTDGLPFNPKLGLGMSQSVGHIDFYPNGGELMPGCSANKGSPTNLDAFWEGTMKFDACNHVRAYQYYSDSMVKPQGFVGFPCSDKDSFAAGKCFPCANDKCPLMGHNADKFTVTDGISKTKYFLNTGSSKPFGRYSYRVTVTLDGPSWSNLGSMYVALAGNNYITKEFKLYMGILVPGRTYEALIDAEVDVGDVKEVKFRWNNHILNPMRPKYGASKVELQRGKDKKMVLFCGTENVVENAVQSVHPCQA